In Phacochoerus africanus isolate WHEZ1 chromosome 14, ROS_Pafr_v1, whole genome shotgun sequence, one genomic interval encodes:
- the LOC125115301 gene encoding cytochrome c oxidase assembly protein COX11, mitochondrial, translating to MGGLWRLGWSRVAFCGWPWSHLGAPTRAAERIEPCLGHGRSGTGGAERGLRRLGTWRRPSLAVQPLRRPKSTNPFTREQEEDWRRRNKTVLTYVAAAAVGMLGASYAAVPLYRLYCQTTGLGGSAVAGHASDQIENMVPVKDRIIKVTFNADVHASLQWNFRPQQTEIYVVPGETALAFYKAKNPTDKPVIGISTYNVVPFEAGQYFNKIQCFCFEEQRLNPQEEVDMPVFFYIDPEFAEDPRMVNVDLITLSYTFFEAKEGQKLPVPGYN from the exons ATGGGAGGGCTCTGGCGTCTAGGATGGAGCCGCGTCGCTTTCTGCGGCTGGCCCTGGAGCCACCTAGGGGCCCCGACCAGGGCCGCGGAGAGGATAGAGCCGTGTCTCGGGCACGGCAGGAGCGGCACAGGAGGTGCTGAGAGGGGACTGAGGCGGTTGGGGACATGGAGGCGCCCAAGCCTGGCAGTGCAGCCGCTCCGGCGGCCGAAGAGTACGAACCCCTTCACGCGCGAGCAGGAGGAGGATTGGCGGCGGCGGAACAAGACGGTCCTCACGTACGTGGCCGCTGCGGCCGTGGGCATGCTGGGGGCGTCCTACGCCGCCGTGCCCCTTTACCGGCTCTATTGCCAG ACTACTGGACTTGGAGGATCAGCAGTAGCAGGTCATGCATCAGACCAGATTGAAAACATGGTACCTGTTAAGGATCGCATCATTAAAGTCACCTTTAATGCAGATGTGCATGCAAGTCTCCAGTGGAACTTTAGACCTCAGCAAACAGAAATATAC GTGGTGCCAGGAGAGACTGCACTGGCGTTTTATAAAGCTAAGAATCCTACTGACAAACCAGTAATTGGAATTTCTACATACAATGTTGTACCATTTGAAGCTGGacagtatttcaataaaatacag TGCTTCTGTTTTGAAGAGCAAAGGCTTAATCCACAAGAGGAAGTAGATATGCCAGTGTTTTTCTACATTGATCCTGAATTTGCTGAAGATCCAAGAATGGTGAATGTTGATCTCATCACtctttcttatactttttttGAAGCCAAAGAGGGGCAGAAGTTGCCAGTCCCAGGCTATAATTGA